The following are encoded together in the Triticum dicoccoides isolate Atlit2015 ecotype Zavitan chromosome 6B, WEW_v2.0, whole genome shotgun sequence genome:
- the LOC119326813 gene encoding uncharacterized protein LOC119326813 has product MEDSWDEEGRRLAAARVVHSQVRKIKEEEGDKVKVDETYQQQQLAEMRLVLRDLGRQRSRSPLGRVGRPAISIGGDS; this is encoded by the coding sequence ATGGAGGATTCGTGGGACGAGGaagggcggcggctggcggcggcaagGGTGGTGCACAGCCAGGTGAGGAAGATCAAGGAGGAGGAGGGCGACAAGGTGAAGGTGGACGAGACgtaccagcagcagcagctggCCGAGATGCGCCTCGTCCTCCGGGACCTGGGCCGGCAGCGCTCGCGCTCGCCGCTCGGCCGGGTCGGCCGCCCGGCCATCTCCATCGGCGGCGACTCCTAG